In the Desulfobaccales bacterium genome, one interval contains:
- the rsmA gene encoding 16S rRNA (adenine(1518)-N(6)/adenine(1519)-N(6))-dimethyltransferase RsmA — MSSPSPRTLLERLGLKPQKSLGQHFLTQPKQARRIVAALDLTPEDVVVEVGPGLGALTSLLAEQAGRLVALELDHRLAEFLQQEFQNQPQVLILCQDVLTYDLTALAREVGWPLKVVGNLPYQITSPLLFKLATDKAAMERAVLMMQQEVARRLMAAPGNKDYGILSVLLQYHFAIESLFTLGPGNFYPPPQVNSTVVRLRPRLFQPAAADPELLRRLVRLAFGQRRKTLHNSLGAGAADLGLSPAQVPELLQAVGIEPQRRAETLSVAEFVALANHLAAMKVAGAQGEA; from the coding sequence GTGTCCAGCCCCTCTCCCCGGACGCTTCTTGAACGCCTGGGTCTCAAGCCCCAGAAATCCTTGGGGCAGCACTTCCTCACCCAGCCCAAGCAGGCCCGGCGCATCGTGGCTGCCCTGGACCTCACACCGGAGGATGTGGTGGTGGAGGTGGGCCCGGGGCTGGGGGCTCTTACTAGCCTTCTGGCGGAGCAGGCCGGCCGCCTGGTGGCTCTGGAGCTGGACCACCGTCTGGCGGAGTTTCTTCAGCAGGAATTTCAAAACCAGCCCCAGGTCCTCATCCTCTGCCAGGACGTCCTCACCTACGACCTGACGGCCCTGGCCCGGGAGGTGGGGTGGCCCCTCAAGGTGGTGGGGAATCTGCCTTACCAGATCACTTCCCCCTTGCTATTCAAGCTGGCGACGGACAAGGCGGCCATGGAGCGGGCGGTGCTGATGATGCAGCAGGAAGTGGCTCGGCGGCTCATGGCCGCGCCCGGCAACAAGGATTACGGCATCCTCTCCGTGCTCCTGCAGTATCACTTCGCCATCGAGTCCCTGTTTACCCTGGGCCCGGGGAATTTCTACCCGCCGCCTCAGGTCAACTCCACCGTGGTGCGCCTGCGGCCGCGGCTTTTCCAGCCGGCGGCGGCCGACCCGGAGCTGCTGCGGCGGCTGGTGCGCCTGGCCTTCGGGCAGCGGCGCAAGACCCTGCACAACAGCCTGGGGGCGGGTGCCGCGGACCTGGGACTCTCTCCCGCCCAGGTGCCGGAGCTCTTGCAGGCCGTGGGGATTGAGCCGCAACGCCGCGCCGAGACCCTGAGCGTGGCGGAGTTTGTGGCCCTGGCCAACCACCTGGCGGCCATGAAGGTTGCCGGGGCTCAAGGGGAGGCCTGA
- a CDS encoding cysteine desulfurase family protein yields MAIAYFDHAAATPVRPEVLEEMLPFFRERFGNPSAVYDLGSEVKEVLEEQRAKVARLIHAKPQEIIFTSSGAEANNLAVKGAALAHLKKGRHVIVSGIEHHSVLNAARYLEKFHDFEATFLPVDRYGQVDPERLRQALTPATVLVSIQVASNEIGTLQEVAELARVCREAGVLFHTDAVAAAGQVPLNVEELGVDLITLSGPALGGPKGVGALYFRRRLRLVPQIHGGIQEDGRRGGTENVPGIVGLGKAAELTAQELAAKGPYLTGLRDKLVAGVLASVPEVIHTGHPEKRLPGHASFCFEGVEGEALLFLLSRQGVYANTGSACASKALKVSPVLCAIGLTPAVAQGSLVFTLERSNTEADLEAVFTHLPPAVSRLRSFSPVWHKKMAAGGAAP; encoded by the coding sequence ATGGCCATCGCCTATTTTGATCACGCCGCCGCCACCCCGGTGAGGCCGGAGGTCCTGGAGGAGATGCTCCCCTTTTTCCGGGAGCGCTTCGGCAACCCCTCGGCGGTCTATGACCTGGGGAGTGAGGTCAAGGAGGTGCTGGAGGAGCAGCGGGCCAAGGTGGCCCGGCTCATCCATGCCAAGCCCCAGGAAATCATCTTCACTTCCTCCGGGGCCGAGGCCAACAATCTGGCCGTCAAAGGCGCGGCCCTGGCGCACCTCAAAAAAGGGCGGCACGTTATCGTCTCCGGGATCGAGCATCACTCGGTGCTCAACGCCGCCCGCTACCTGGAGAAATTCCACGATTTCGAGGCCACCTTTCTCCCCGTGGACCGCTATGGCCAGGTGGATCCGGAGCGGCTGCGCCAGGCCCTCACCCCGGCCACGGTGCTGGTCTCCATCCAGGTGGCCAGCAACGAGATCGGCACCCTCCAGGAAGTGGCCGAGCTGGCCCGGGTCTGCCGGGAGGCCGGGGTGCTCTTTCACACCGACGCGGTGGCTGCGGCGGGGCAGGTGCCCCTCAATGTGGAGGAGCTGGGGGTGGATCTCATCACCCTTTCCGGCCCGGCCCTGGGCGGCCCCAAGGGCGTGGGCGCCCTCTATTTCCGTCGGCGCCTCCGGCTGGTGCCCCAGATCCATGGCGGCATCCAGGAGGATGGTCGCCGGGGGGGCACGGAGAACGTGCCCGGCATCGTGGGGTTGGGCAAGGCCGCGGAGCTCACCGCCCAGGAGCTAGCCGCCAAGGGGCCGTATCTCACGGGCCTACGGGATAAGCTGGTGGCGGGAGTGCTGGCTTCCGTGCCCGAGGTCATCCACACCGGTCACCCGGAAAAGCGCCTGCCCGGCCATGCCAGCTTCTGCTTCGAAGGCGTGGAGGGGGAAGCCCTGTTGTTTCTCTTGAGCCGCCAAGGGGTGTATGCCAACACCGGCTCGGCCTGCGCCTCCAAGGCCCTGAAGGTGTCGCCGGTCCTGTGCGCCATCGGGCTCACCCCGGCGGTGGCCCAGGGCTCCCTGGTCTTTACCCTGGAGCGGAGCAACACGGAGGCGGACCTGGAGGCGGTCTTCACCCATCTGCCGCCGGCGGTGAGCCGGCTGCGGTCCTTTTCGCCGGTGTGGCACAAAAAGATGGCCGCCGGAGGGGCGGCGCCGTGA
- a CDS encoding EamA family transporter: protein MEYLWLLFGLGAALGDAGADALIKRHFSHLTPYGMGLTRILCAAPFLAAAAFLVEWPAFHWHLLLTLAVLTVLEVSSSLLYMASLKTCHLSLCIPFLSFTPVFILGTGWLLLGEMPDRAGLVGIVLIGVGGYILSLGTGVKGVLGPLAALFRERGARMMLLVAFIFSFTATLYKLAILHSSPLFMGIAYPLFFGGVMLTGYPFSRVRLKDGLRGRLVWGVLLGLSVVTSILCFTFGVMLTSTAYLIGVKRLSLLFGVLLGGLWLHERPFLPRLAGVLFMVGGAVLIALRG from the coding sequence GTGGAGTACCTCTGGCTCCTCTTTGGCTTGGGAGCGGCGCTGGGGGACGCCGGGGCGGACGCCCTCATCAAGCGCCATTTTAGCCATCTCACTCCCTACGGCATGGGGCTCACCCGCATCCTGTGCGCCGCGCCCTTTCTTGCAGCTGCTGCTTTCCTGGTGGAGTGGCCCGCCTTTCATTGGCACCTCCTCCTGACCCTGGCAGTCCTCACGGTGCTGGAGGTGAGCTCGTCGTTGCTCTATATGGCCAGCCTGAAGACCTGCCACCTGTCTTTGTGCATCCCCTTCCTCTCCTTTACCCCGGTCTTCATCCTGGGCACGGGGTGGCTGCTTTTGGGGGAGATGCCGGACCGGGCAGGCCTGGTGGGCATCGTGCTCATCGGGGTGGGGGGCTACATTCTCAGCCTGGGCACCGGGGTCAAGGGCGTCTTAGGGCCGCTGGCCGCCCTGTTTCGGGAGCGGGGCGCCCGCATGATGCTCCTGGTGGCCTTCATCTTTTCCTTCACCGCCACCCTCTACAAGCTGGCCATCCTCCACTCCAGTCCCCTGTTCATGGGCATTGCCTACCCCTTGTTTTTCGGCGGGGTCATGCTCACGGGTTACCCTTTCAGCCGGGTGCGCCTCAAAGACGGGCTCCGGGGCCGGCTGGTGTGGGGAGTCTTGTTGGGCTTATCCGTGGTCACCAGTATCCTGTGCTTCACCTTCGGGGTGATGCTGACCTCCACCGCCTATCTCATCGGGGTCAAGCGCTTAAGCCTGCTTTTCGGGGTGCTGCTGGGCGGCCTGTGGCTCCATGAAAGGCCGTTTTTGCCCCGCCTGGCCGGGGTGCTCTTCATGGTGGGGGGCGCAGTGCTCATTGCCCTCCGGGGCTGA
- a CDS encoding potassium transporter Kup yields MSTSALRSGTDASASDSEQRLSPSLNNSSPDFRHLLSLALGALGVVFGDIGTSPLYAIKECFHGLHAIEITRGNILGVMSLIFWSLTVVVTIKYVTFILRADNQGEGGIYALAALFLGGASRKVSERTVKRLTYLAIFGAALLYGDGLITPVISVLSAVEGLTVATTAAEPFILPLTCALLIGLFAIQRQGTARIGRVFGLVMLLWFLSLAAFGLVQVFRVPLVLTALDPRHAVAFFAANRLHGLVVLGAVVLVITGGEALYADLGHFGRGPIRFSWLALVFPALLLNYLGQGALLLENPQAAYNPFYELVPRVLLYPMVLLATSATIIASQAMISGVYSLTQQAIQIGYCPRLHIIHTSGEVKGQIFLPWVNTVMLLGCLGLALMFKESSRLAAAYGIAVTGTMGITTILYYYVARYHWNWPGWKVLPVVGVFFSFDLAYFSSNLLKFVDGGWFTLSVAALLTLVMVTWRDGRAILAKRFEEARIPIEVLLRDIATYKLVRTPGTAAFLSVSPTGTPVALLHHLKHNDALHERVILLSMVSTDTPYVRPQERLALTDLGYGFYRLVASYGFMETPRVPEIIALANAQGLDLDIYSTSFYLGRESLLPTGPGRMARWRKALFIFLSRNAWNVATFFDIPPNRVVELGSQVEL; encoded by the coding sequence ATGAGTACGTCTGCCTTGCGCAGCGGCACGGATGCATCAGCATCCGACTCCGAACAACGTCTGTCCCCTTCCCTGAACAACTCCTCCCCGGACTTTCGCCACCTTCTCTCCCTGGCCCTGGGGGCCCTGGGCGTGGTCTTTGGCGACATCGGCACCAGCCCCCTGTACGCCATCAAGGAATGTTTCCATGGCCTGCACGCCATTGAGATCACCCGGGGCAATATCCTGGGGGTCATGTCGCTGATCTTCTGGTCCCTGACCGTGGTGGTGACCATCAAATACGTCACCTTCATCCTCAGGGCGGACAACCAGGGCGAGGGCGGCATCTACGCCCTGGCCGCCCTGTTTTTGGGGGGCGCCAGCCGCAAGGTCTCGGAGCGGACCGTGAAGCGCCTCACATACTTGGCTATCTTCGGCGCCGCGCTCCTGTACGGCGACGGCCTCATCACCCCGGTCATCTCCGTGCTCTCGGCCGTGGAAGGCCTCACGGTGGCCACTACCGCGGCGGAGCCCTTTATCCTGCCCCTCACCTGCGCCCTCCTCATCGGCCTGTTTGCCATTCAGCGCCAGGGCACCGCCCGCATCGGCCGGGTGTTCGGCCTGGTCATGCTCCTGTGGTTCCTGTCCCTGGCCGCCTTCGGCCTGGTGCAGGTCTTCCGGGTTCCCCTGGTGCTCACGGCCCTGGATCCCCGCCACGCCGTGGCCTTCTTTGCCGCCAACCGGCTCCATGGCCTGGTGGTCCTGGGGGCGGTGGTCCTGGTCATCACCGGCGGCGAAGCCCTGTACGCCGACCTGGGGCATTTCGGTCGGGGGCCCATCCGGTTTTCCTGGCTGGCCCTCGTCTTCCCCGCCCTCCTCCTCAATTATTTGGGGCAAGGCGCCCTGCTCCTGGAAAACCCCCAGGCTGCTTACAATCCCTTCTATGAGCTGGTGCCGCGGGTTCTGCTCTATCCCATGGTCCTCCTGGCCACCTCGGCCACCATCATCGCCTCCCAGGCCATGATTTCCGGGGTCTATTCCCTCACCCAACAGGCCATCCAGATCGGCTACTGCCCCCGGTTGCACATCATTCACACCTCCGGGGAGGTCAAGGGCCAGATCTTTCTGCCCTGGGTGAATACCGTGATGCTCCTCGGCTGCCTGGGACTGGCCTTGATGTTCAAGGAATCCAGCCGCCTGGCGGCCGCCTACGGCATCGCGGTGACCGGCACCATGGGGATCACCACCATCCTCTACTACTACGTGGCCCGCTACCACTGGAATTGGCCCGGGTGGAAGGTGTTGCCCGTGGTGGGCGTGTTTTTCTCCTTTGACCTGGCCTATTTCAGCTCCAACCTGCTGAAGTTTGTGGACGGCGGCTGGTTCACCCTCTCAGTGGCGGCCCTTCTCACCCTGGTGATGGTCACCTGGCGGGACGGCCGGGCCATTTTGGCCAAGCGGTTTGAGGAAGCCCGGATTCCCATCGAGGTGCTCCTCCGGGACATTGCCACCTACAAGCTGGTGCGCACCCCCGGCACCGCGGCCTTTCTGTCGGTATCCCCCACCGGCACGCCCGTGGCGCTGCTGCACCACCTGAAGCACAACGACGCCCTGCACGAGCGGGTCATCCTGCTGTCCATGGTTTCCACAGACACCCCTTATGTGCGGCCTCAGGAGCGCCTGGCCCTCACCGACCTGGGCTACGGCTTTTACCGCCTTGTGGCCTCTTACGGCTTCATGGAAACCCCCAGGGTTCCGGAGATCATCGCCTTGGCCAATGCCCAGGGACTGGACCTGGACATCTATTCCACCTCCTTCTATCTGGGGCGGGAGTCCCTCCTGCCCACCGGCCCCGGCCGCATGGCCCGCTGGCGCAAGGCGCTGTTCATCTTTCTCTCCCGCAACGCCTGGAATGTCGCCACCTTTTTCGACATCCCCCCCAACCGGGTGGTGGAACTGGGCAGTCAGGTGGAGCTGTAG
- a CDS encoding UPF0280 family protein, which yields MAPHEPRTYRTRMAREGLVAFRVAVQQTDLLILAERDLSGLARETVVQERARLESYIAAHPDFLEVLTPWPDDPFAPPVVREMVAAAQVAGVGPMAAVAGALAERVGRVLMAVSPEVIVENGGDVFLALTQPATVALYAGASPLSHRVGLRIGAEDTPLGVCTSSGTVGHSLSLGRADAACVLAPTAALADALATALGNRVRRPQDIDPALAWLAGIPGAVGAVVVVGETLGAWGRVELVPL from the coding sequence ATGGCGCCACATGAACCCCGCACCTATCGCACCCGCATGGCCCGGGAGGGCCTGGTGGCCTTCCGGGTGGCGGTGCAGCAGACGGACCTCCTCATCCTGGCCGAGCGGGATCTGAGCGGTCTGGCCCGGGAGACGGTGGTGCAGGAGCGGGCCCGGCTGGAGAGCTACATCGCCGCCCACCCCGATTTTCTCGAGGTGCTGACGCCATGGCCCGATGACCCCTTTGCGCCCCCGGTGGTGCGGGAGATGGTGGCCGCGGCCCAGGTGGCCGGGGTGGGGCCCATGGCGGCGGTGGCGGGGGCTTTGGCGGAGCGGGTGGGCCGGGTCCTGATGGCCGTAAGCCCCGAAGTCATCGTGGAAAATGGCGGGGATGTCTTTCTCGCCCTCACCCAGCCGGCCACCGTGGCCCTCTATGCCGGGGCCTCGCCCTTAAGCCACCGGGTGGGCTTAAGGATAGGCGCCGAAGACACCCCCCTGGGGGTGTGCACCTCCTCGGGCACGGTGGGTCATTCCCTCAGTTTGGGCCGGGCCGACGCCGCCTGCGTGCTGGCGCCCACCGCGGCGCTGGCCGATGCCCTGGCCACCGCCCTGGGTAATCGGGTGCGGAGGCCTCAGGATATCGACCCGGCCCTGGCCTGGCTGGCGGGCATTCCCGGTGCTGTGGGCGCAGTGGTGGTGGTGGGAGAGACCCTGGGGGCCTGGGGCCGGGTAGAGCTGGTGCCTCTGTGA
- a CDS encoding tetratricopeptide repeat protein produces MMSSRYLAQAVALAGVALMLTACSKKPDAPVRALKQSEVAKLQRIYGPGKLEPPSEDIKGMLPMRQEALGDMLLKKREYDSSLVTYLQVLAEQPDRHDIRYKLGVALLLTGQYEAARQEFARVLAAQPQMLEAREGLGLAYLQDKKNSEAIQEFRQLVAQDPTRAKSRYLLGLATLLAGRPREAITELEAASRLEPKNPMPYAALGQAYLDLKNYTQAMSWVKRGLEMDPANKKLNHLMGLALAGQQRYDEAFAAFLKAGDEAQAYNNVGVHFYLDGKYEEAAKCFQKALELRPTHYQEAKVNLDRALEKLQSQMFETGKKKKAD; encoded by the coding sequence ATGATGAGCAGCAGATATCTGGCCCAGGCGGTGGCTCTGGCAGGTGTGGCCCTGATGCTGACGGCCTGCAGCAAAAAGCCGGATGCCCCGGTGCGGGCCCTCAAGCAGTCGGAAGTCGCCAAACTGCAGCGCATTTACGGGCCCGGCAAATTGGAGCCCCCCTCCGAGGATATTAAAGGGATGCTCCCCATGCGACAGGAGGCCCTAGGGGACATGCTCCTGAAGAAGCGGGAGTATGACAGCTCCCTGGTGACCTACCTCCAGGTCCTGGCGGAGCAGCCTGACCGCCATGACATCCGCTATAAGCTGGGGGTGGCGCTCCTCCTCACCGGCCAGTATGAGGCGGCCCGGCAGGAGTTTGCCCGGGTGCTGGCGGCCCAGCCCCAGATGCTGGAGGCCCGGGAAGGGCTGGGGCTGGCGTATCTCCAGGACAAAAAGAACTCCGAGGCCATCCAGGAATTCCGCCAGCTGGTGGCCCAGGACCCTACCCGGGCCAAATCCCGCTATCTCTTGGGCTTGGCCACCCTGCTCGCCGGGCGCCCCCGGGAGGCCATCACCGAGCTGGAGGCGGCCAGCCGCCTGGAACCCAAAAACCCCATGCCTTACGCCGCCCTGGGGCAGGCGTACTTAGATCTGAAAAACTACACCCAGGCCATGAGCTGGGTGAAACGGGGCCTGGAGATGGACCCCGCCAACAAGAAGCTCAACCATCTTATGGGGCTGGCCCTGGCCGGCCAGCAGCGTTATGACGAGGCTTTCGCTGCCTTCCTCAAGGCCGGGGATGAAGCCCAGGCCTACAACAACGTGGGCGTGCATTTTTATCTGGACGGGAAATACGAGGAGGCCGCCAAGTGCTTCCAGAAGGCCCTGGAGCTGAGGCCCACCCATTACCAGGAGGCCAAGGTCAATCTGGACCGGGCCCTGGAAAAACTGCAGAGCCAGATGTTTGAGACCGGCAAAAAGAAGAAGGCCGACTGA
- a CDS encoding sulfurtransferase TusA family protein yields the protein MKFLEQACPADVTADLVYRVCPMHLLEPAELLKDLKPGQVLEILTDYDGALEDIPAWCAKHGQEFMGLCEDDCDHCYRMYIRKVA from the coding sequence ATGAAGTTCCTGGAGCAGGCGTGTCCGGCGGATGTCACCGCCGATCTGGTCTATCGGGTCTGTCCCATGCACCTCCTGGAGCCGGCGGAGCTCCTCAAGGATCTCAAGCCCGGCCAGGTGCTGGAGATTCTCACCGACTACGACGGCGCCCTGGAGGACATCCCGGCCTGGTGCGCCAAGCACGGCCAGGAGTTCATGGGGCTGTGCGAGGATGACTGCGACCACTGCTACCGAATGTATATCCGCAAGGTGGCCTGA
- a CDS encoding response regulator produces MPRSLRRALELLAGEMEEGPFLREVCHLAVEAVGGAAAVILLPQDERLKPVAWAGSLPPVFIAASFTLLGAPEQHPFSQAYQTGVAVWGDLVAEDFGPLPWAAALREAHLAACLAVPLRVAGKTMGVLAVLGPEGRRLSAQKDLAELLAGVAAAGLVIRRHGEECRRLREGAAQGRGTVAAAPGVLWEEEAGVGRFQARLPGFSLVAANDALARMLGWPEADSLLEEFVPQDRVAEPAAWERLLAQAAQGRVVGVEVPFLRRDGKVATLRLWGKWDEAREGFTGVAVDISRLRELEEELARLQRSHRLLKEQYLGASLLSQAEQEDLNRELTRERQVADTALAACEAGVAAFTREGRLTHWNRAMESITGLTRQEVYGQEVSRVLPGLTAGEKLREIREARRLLDPKQPVQLVPGGTAACYDAFLTPLRDAKGEADGGIMVIRRLLEGPVPLEVAPETEVSGGPGPMPVLRGAGEDAARRRRERLEALGSLAGSLARDFDQILAVMLGYAEMAQAALPEEDPARAKLAQVLKAGRRGRDLVQQILAFSRPWERRSQPEEAGEGPEAPARRRQARGRILLAAGDESQGALWREILHSLGFEVHLALNGQEALELFRTRPQDFDLLLADQDLAPISGLDLAREVRTLHPGLPVILSLDPLDLVTLEKAKTAGVQDFALKPWSLSELTAALDRIFPPPGPKGLAS; encoded by the coding sequence GTGCCCCGGTCACTCCGCCGGGCTTTGGAGCTCCTGGCCGGCGAGATGGAAGAAGGCCCCTTTCTCCGGGAAGTCTGCCACCTGGCGGTGGAAGCCGTGGGCGGGGCTGCCGCGGTGATTCTTCTGCCCCAGGACGAGAGGCTCAAGCCCGTGGCCTGGGCCGGCTCCCTCCCCCCGGTGTTCATCGCTGCTTCCTTCACTCTCCTGGGTGCTCCGGAGCAGCATCCTTTCAGCCAGGCTTACCAGACCGGGGTGGCGGTGTGGGGCGATCTGGTGGCAGAAGATTTTGGGCCCCTTCCCTGGGCGGCGGCGCTCCGGGAGGCGCATCTGGCCGCCTGTCTGGCCGTGCCGCTGCGAGTGGCCGGAAAGACCATGGGAGTCCTGGCGGTCTTGGGCCCCGAAGGGCGCCGGCTCAGCGCCCAGAAAGATCTGGCGGAGCTTCTGGCCGGCGTTGCCGCCGCGGGACTCGTAATCCGGCGGCACGGGGAGGAATGCCGCCGACTGCGGGAGGGAGCAGCCCAGGGCCGGGGGACGGTCGCCGCAGCCCCAGGGGTTTTATGGGAGGAGGAAGCCGGCGTGGGGAGATTTCAGGCCCGCTTACCCGGCTTCAGTCTCGTGGCCGCCAATGACGCCCTGGCCCGTATGTTGGGTTGGCCGGAGGCCGACAGCCTGCTTGAAGAATTTGTGCCGCAAGACCGGGTGGCGGAGCCGGCGGCCTGGGAACGCCTCCTGGCCCAGGCGGCTCAGGGACGGGTGGTGGGCGTGGAGGTCCCCTTCCTGCGCCGGGACGGGAAGGTGGCCACGTTGCGCCTGTGGGGTAAGTGGGATGAGGCCCGGGAAGGCTTCACCGGGGTGGCCGTGGACATAAGCCGCCTCCGGGAGCTGGAGGAGGAGCTGGCCAGGCTCCAACGGTCTCATCGTCTCCTGAAGGAGCAGTATCTGGGGGCTTCCCTCCTCTCCCAGGCGGAACAGGAGGACCTGAACCGGGAACTTACCCGGGAGCGCCAGGTGGCCGATACTGCCCTGGCGGCCTGTGAGGCGGGGGTGGCGGCCTTCACCCGGGAGGGCCGGCTGACTCACTGGAACCGGGCCATGGAATCCATCACCGGCCTGACCCGGCAGGAGGTGTACGGCCAGGAAGTGAGCCGGGTGCTGCCGGGACTGACGGCAGGGGAGAAACTCCGGGAGATCAGGGAGGCCAGGCGGCTTCTCGATCCCAAGCAGCCGGTGCAGCTTGTCCCCGGGGGGACGGCGGCCTGTTATGACGCCTTTCTGACCCCCCTGCGGGATGCCAAGGGGGAAGCTGACGGCGGCATCATGGTGATCAGACGTCTCCTGGAAGGTCCAGTCCCCCTGGAGGTTGCCCCTGAAACGGAGGTCAGCGGCGGCCCCGGACCCATGCCAGTCCTGAGGGGCGCCGGGGAGGACGCGGCGCGCCGGCGACGGGAGCGCCTGGAGGCCCTGGGAAGTCTGGCCGGCTCCCTGGCCCGGGACTTCGACCAGATCCTGGCGGTGATGCTGGGGTATGCGGAGATGGCCCAGGCCGCCCTGCCGGAGGAGGACCCGGCCAGGGCCAAACTGGCTCAGGTTCTGAAGGCCGGCCGCCGGGGGCGGGACCTGGTGCAGCAGATTCTGGCCTTCAGCCGGCCCTGGGAGCGGCGGTCTCAGCCCGAGGAGGCCGGAGAGGGGCCGGAAGCGCCGGCGCGCCGCCGTCAGGCCCGGGGGCGGATCCTCCTGGCCGCCGGAGACGAGAGCCAAGGGGCTCTCTGGCGGGAGATCCTCCACAGTCTGGGCTTTGAGGTCCACCTGGCCCTCAACGGCCAGGAGGCGCTGGAACTTTTCCGGACCCGGCCCCAGGACTTTGATCTGCTGCTGGCGGATCAGGACCTGGCCCCCATCAGCGGTCTGGACCTGGCCCGGGAAGTGCGGACCCTTCATCCCGGCCTGCCGGTGATTCTCAGTCTTGACCCCTTGGATCTCGTCACCCTGGAGAAGGCCAAAACCGCCGGGGTGCAGGACTTCGCCCTGAAACCATGGTCCTTGAGTGAACTCACTGCCGCCCTGGACCGGATTTTCCCCCCTCCCGGACCGAAGGGCTTGGCCTCTTAA
- a CDS encoding sigma 54-interacting transcriptional regulator — translation MSYAPIRKAPLSEPGISFCGGQARVLLIEDDELFREMLADLLREMGHRVETAASVAQGVAKAAEDSWDLVLVDLRLPDGSGLEILPQVQRLPQPPRVFLILGAGEAAPDSPAFHGGVAGILRRTDSLPETRALLGRALAFREAGSPEVVHLPLLLEEVVGRSAAMRPCYEALARAAGQERPVLILGEDGTGRSLFARTLHLHRAGRHGPFVTVSAGSLAGREGEASSPAASPWPALSRQAQGGTLFLREVEALSPQLQHSLAELLSRRQAGPGRGFRLVAASSRELAPLVRDGLFLRDLWDHFADMVIRLPPLRERREDIPELAFFHLLRLCPSGNFKGLGPDVLEAFLAYPWPGNVAELVAVLTQALKAAGAEPVLRAWHLPSGVRPVRCPLPEPEPTGAAELVPAEVSFKEYRRRVVAQAEKAYMEALMTRTQHNVKEACRLSALSLPRLYALLKKYRLRA, via the coding sequence ATGTCATACGCCCCCATCAGGAAAGCTCCCCTTTCCGAGCCCGGAATTTCTTTCTGCGGCGGTCAGGCCCGGGTCCTGCTCATTGAGGATGATGAACTCTTCCGGGAGATGTTGGCGGACCTGCTGAGGGAGATGGGGCACCGGGTGGAGACGGCCGCCAGTGTGGCCCAAGGGGTGGCCAAGGCCGCAGAGGACTCCTGGGATCTGGTGCTGGTGGACCTGCGGCTGCCGGATGGCAGCGGCCTGGAGATCCTGCCCCAGGTGCAGCGCCTGCCTCAGCCTCCCCGGGTCTTCCTCATTCTTGGAGCCGGGGAGGCGGCTCCGGACAGCCCTGCCTTCCACGGGGGGGTGGCAGGCATTCTCCGCCGCACCGACTCCCTCCCGGAGACCCGCGCCCTTTTGGGCCGGGCCTTGGCCTTCCGGGAGGCCGGCTCTCCCGAGGTGGTGCATTTACCTCTTCTTCTGGAGGAAGTGGTGGGCCGGAGCGCCGCCATGCGGCCCTGTTATGAAGCCCTGGCCCGGGCCGCCGGCCAGGAGAGGCCGGTCCTGATACTGGGGGAGGACGGCACCGGCCGGAGTCTCTTTGCGCGCACCCTGCACCTCCACCGCGCCGGCCGCCATGGCCCCTTCGTGACTGTTTCCGCCGGTTCTCTGGCCGGCAGGGAAGGGGAGGCCTCGTCTCCTGCGGCCTCGCCCTGGCCGGCCCTCAGCCGCCAGGCCCAGGGGGGCACCCTGTTCCTCCGGGAGGTGGAGGCTCTCAGCCCGCAGCTCCAGCACAGTCTGGCAGAGCTGCTGTCCCGGCGCCAGGCTGGCCCGGGGAGGGGCTTCCGGCTGGTGGCCGCCAGTTCCCGGGAGCTGGCCCCCCTGGTCCGGGACGGGCTTTTCCTCCGGGATCTGTGGGATCACTTTGCCGATATGGTCATTCGGCTGCCGCCCCTGCGGGAGCGACGGGAGGACATCCCCGAACTGGCCTTCTTTCACCTGCTGCGCCTCTGCCCCTCCGGCAACTTTAAAGGCCTGGGGCCGGATGTCCTGGAGGCTTTTTTGGCCTACCCCTGGCCGGGGAATGTGGCGGAGCTGGTGGCGGTGCTCACCCAGGCTCTCAAAGCCGCGGGCGCCGAGCCGGTGCTCCGGGCCTGGCATCTGCCCTCCGGAGTGCGGCCGGTCCGGTGCCCTCTCCCCGAGCCGGAACCGACGGGGGCAGCGGAGCTGGTTCCGGCGGAAGTCAGCTTCAAGGAATACCGGCGCCGGGTCGTGGCCCAGGCTGAAAAGGCCTACATGGAGGCCCTGATGACCCGGACGCAGCACAACGTCAAGGAGGCCTGCCGCCTCTCTGCCCTCTCTTTGCCCCGGCTCTATGCCCTGCTGAAAAAATACCGTCTCCGGGCCTGA